From the Papaver somniferum cultivar HN1 chromosome 2, ASM357369v1, whole genome shotgun sequence genome, the window gccgaacttctcatcccgagaaattctgttggagttgacaaactagttgcgtgagtaccagtccgcgaacccagtccatgaaccggcggaaagtctttgccgagattttctgctggagtttgtaaactctgccaggttgcttaagtccgcgaacctagtgtgcgaacttaagaaggttatatatctgaagatgatttcttaacttaaacttataaatactaaggaatgcaatttgcaaaccttggtaataaagttcatgaaccgattcgagtgaatcaaatcatctttgcttcaattgtgtcttgtgtagtacataagatttccttgcaattgaacaactctctaactagttcatttgagccatttgaactagttatggtgaagaagaatatggttggtatgaaatgctcatatggctaaaccttttggttaactattgttgaaccaacaatgtacacctttgggtacggttaacaaacctagaagcgtgcatttcatttgtgtataacaagctaagttttcgatctaatggttgagaaatattatcttgaatataaatcaggttttcatctagtggtggatattgtttgctttgtgaccaagtcgaaaccctgatttgaaagactatataaggggacatctagcaactctgcaaaactaatccccacacttcacgtgtgatactagtttgcgtgctagagtcatttctcctttaacctttggttttcttcttctaaaactatgttaacgacttaaagacttcattgggattgtgaagccagaccgataatacttttatcgtagttgtgtgatatgatcttgtatcttctatcgtacgagtacaatcagattgattcgcttgagattaatatctccgatagccaagatataaaaagtagtcacaaacatgttcttctcattgtttgtgattccgcaacatcttgtttcgctaccatacgattaatattgttgtgaggtgattgatttatctagcatgttcttcgggaatataagaccggattatcagttggttcctgttcaccttgattattatcaaaagacggaacaaaaactttagggtttttctgtgggagacagattgatcctttgatagacttgtctatgtgagacagatttgtttattgtcaaagcctacgattttgggtcatagcaactcttagttgtgggtgagatcagctaagggaatcaagtgcgcagtatcctgctgggatcagaggcgtagggagtacaactgtaccttagatcagtgggagactgattggggttcaactatagtccagtccgaagttagattggagtaggctagtgtctgtagcggcttaatacagtgtgtgtcttcgatctggactaggtcccggagtttttctgcattttcggtttcctcgttaataaaattcatgtgtctgtgttatttctatttccgcattatatttgttataatttaaataatacaggttgtgagttagttcaatcaattggagaatccgacctaacggttgttgattgatattgattgaatttaaataatacaggttgtacctGGGTGTAATTTTATACATCATAATTTACAGAGTTAATCAAATTAAAACTATGAGTACATGAAACCCACTTTTAGTTTGATTAAATTTgtctaattttgttttaattgaAGCTAGGATTTGGATCTctactttatttttttgcttacaTAAATACTTTGTTGAGTTTTTTTACACTTGGTTTATAATCTGGTGCAATGGTGTACATATATGCATCATTGTTTACAGTTTGTTAAATCTGCACTCGGTTCCACCATGTGTTTTCtctggatgaaaccggtttcatccaaAGAAAACAATTGTTTTTGGGTTTGCTGAATAGAGACCTCTAGGTATAGTTGTTTCAGCAGGTTTAACTAGCTAACATGTTTAATCTGTTGTTAATTTATGTTGGTTCAgcatgtttaaactaggatgaaaccaatttcatcgagGTTTAACATTTGACGTATATGGTTTCATCAAAGTTTATGTACTAGCTTAATTTAGAGATTCAAATTTATGTACATGTTAGTTTCCTTGTTGATTACTGTTGGAATAATGTATTGATATAGTttgttttgaaattgatttcatcaATGATTTATAATGAGATGAAACTGGTTATATCTGTTCTGGATTGAGTTGAAATTATgttcatccatgttatactaggatgaaaccagtatcatTCTATTTTGGATTGACATGAAAATATTTGCATCCATGTTATACGaggatgaaaccagtatcatcctgttttggattgacATGAAATTATattcatccatgttatactaggatgaaaccagtatcatTCTATTTTGGATTGACATGAAAATATTTGCATCCAtattatactaggatgaaaccagtatcatcctATTTTGGATTGAGCTGGAATTATTTTCATCCATGCTTATACTAGGATCaaactggtttcatcatgttTTAGATTAAGCTAAAACTGTTTCATATAACTTTAACAAAGATGATAATGGTTTCGtccttttttttgaataaaattgTATTATTAGTTGATGAAATACATACATGCTCAAACTATATAACTACGTGAGATCTAATGATGCTTATACttgaatgaaactggtttcacctTGATTTAGGTTAATCtaaaaaaatcatccaaatttaaacaaggatgaaactggtttcttcTTGTGTTTTCATTGGATACAACTGGTTACATCTTATATTTTTACTGGATGAAATTGATTTCATCATGTGATGTCACTGGAATATCCTGGTTTCATCCATGTTTTATCATGTATTgacctttttttttcatttatataATACAAACTAAATCAAGACTTGGTTTTCCAACCAACAACCATTGATCATGCAAATTCAATTTTTAATGATAAGAATGTTTTATATTACAAATATAGTATCAGAAGCTCTTGATTTCAATAGGTTTGTTGGTTGTTCAGCCTTCAACGGAAAGAAGTGTCCATATTACTTGCACATCAATGGTTGTTTGAACGTATTATCATCTAGTACTTTGACTGATTTTTGAGTGTTCCTAGTTGTTGATTTTTCATGGTTGTAGAAAATCAGTGGATAGTTGTGTACAAATATATTGTTGATGATTTAAGCAATTTGATTATTGTATGACAAATAAATTTTATTTGTACAGATTCTGAAAGTGGGTCTTGATTGTATCCCTAAGAAGTGGACCATGGGGTCAACTATTTCGTGGTGCAAAAGTCATCATCTTTTGCGGTAGGAACAATTGTAGCCTTTACTCTGTTTTTTATCTGTTTTATGTTACTCTGTTTTTTGTATGTTTTATGTTACTCTGTTTTCCATTTACTCTGTTTTTTTATCTGTTTTATGTTACTCTATTTTCCAATTActatgtttttatttgttttatgttGCTCTGTTTTCTTTTCATGTAAATCTTATATGTACAGATTCTGAAAGTGGGTCTTGATTGTATCCCTAAAAAGTGGACCATGGGGTCAACTTTTGTTGGTGCGGAAGTCATCATCTTTTGTTGTAGGAGCAATTGCAGCCTTCTCCAGTGGACTAGTAGCTGTATCGGCTCTTCTACGATCATTTATGTTACTCTGTTTTCTTTTCCAATTGTTGTAGGAAATGTCCACACTCTGTTTTATGTTACTCTGTCTTTTTAATGTAAATTTTAGTGCTTCATTGTGGTAGGATATACTTTAAGGGCATACTGGTCCCTTTCTCTAAAAATCCATCTTGCTGAGAAGAAAATACGAAAATGTTTGTGTCACTGTCGACTGAGAAGAAGTTTCTTctgtagaaagaaaaaaaatcatgctTAAAAACGTTGTTTAAAAGGTTGAGGGCTATTTTAGGTAGAACGtatcttttttattattattttcctggaTGAAATATCCAAAATGGATAGTTCAAcagtatttttttgatttttgtccATATAAACAATATCAAAAACTAGAAACCTATTTCACCGAGGAattgtttgttttggtctttttgaccaattttgtgtttcttttttcAAACTAAACGTGTTTCATTGTAACGGGTGTATGTAAACAGCCTCGGCCGACCGGTATTAAATCAATCAAGCTCCATTTTCGAAGAATCACGGTCGGCTATTTTTGAATCTGCTTTGAATCACACAGCTAATCTAGGATCTATACAAACAAATTAAGAATTGTATCGAGTGTTTCACATTCAAAACAGTTGTTTGGCTGCTCCTTGGGTTGTGACCCTATAATTAGGACACCACCCTACACTACTAATCTCGCCGGCACTATTAGTCTCCTGTactactaaaaaaaatcaaaagaatgaATAAAGCAGCCCCGACAACTTATGAAGCGACAAGGACTGGTCTAGTTCCTTTTGGCAAGATTTCTTAGTGGGTCCCGCCAttccatttattttttgaaagatGTATCTAATTTACGACGTGTCTCCCTATCTTCCCATATTTTAATCAATCATTGTCGACCATTGATCTTGTATAGGAGTGAGACATTGTTGATCAACGAAACGTGTAGGGTGAATATTGGTGCAAtgaagagggagagagagagaaagaggtgACTAAAGTACGATGAAAGAGCTTTTCATGGAAAAAGAGGGAGTACCGTAAaagaagatgaatgaataaagaaaaAGTGGGAGTAAAGAGGAGGAGGACCTGTCCTCCATAATATGTCCCATCAAATTACACAACACAACCCCCGTAGCAGAAGCAGAATGGACAGAGTACCATCAGGTCAAGCAGCAGAACCCGCGTAATACTCGAGGGAGGGAGAGACTGAAATTTTTCTGTGGGTTTTGCTAGTACAGTACTATCCCAGCTTTAGTCctagattattttttttgtaaatgacAATGGGGTCCTTTCAGATTAGTAGAGTAGTGGACTGGAGTTTGAAAAGAAATGATGAGCAAAAGGGAGAACGGTTTTTTGCTGTTTTAACCAATGGGTTCACTACCGGCACGAATTCATAAagccttttctttttttcctttgctACTAGGAGTAAATACTGCTGTACTGAGGAAGATTTTCTTTTAGGCTTTTTGTTAACAAAAAAGAATtctacaaaaatcaaaaaaacaagtGTGAATCTAAATGAGTTTGTTgaaaagaatatatatatttttctgatgataactttttttcttttttttttctgaaaattacATACTTTTGGATGGTAACCTAGTAACAAGCTGggttccaacacctttttgaatagcgatACCTAATCTATGATGTGGCGCTAATATGGATTgactttttagatttttttttgttttcgtccttatgctttcatttttttttgttatcttttTTTCGCGGATGGTTTAGGCCGAACAAAAAGAGAGTACCGGAGGAGAAGAGAAATAGAGACCATCATGGCTTCCTCGTCCAAAACCATAATCACATCTCCTTTAATCCAATCAAATGTATAATGGCCGAGATTTAAACTTCCCCGATCAACTGATGTTCTGCATTTCGTGATCACTATTATCAATTAACGTTCTTAAGGATAATCATATAACATATGATTTGAATTAACCTTATGTAAACAAATGATTTAaaaattataaaccctaattaaaaaAATGATTGTATAATTAAAAATCTGTTTGATCTTTAATAAGGGTTTTTGCACACGAATTACCTAGTGgtaggtttttctttttctttgatgaaTTTAAGTTCTTGGCAGTAATGGCAGCGGAGGAAGAAAAAACAACTACACTAACGGATGGagaaaaactagaaaacagaaaaaCCTACTTAAATCAACGCCACATCAGCGATGGGTTTGACAGTGGGTTTGAATGGTGGGCTAAAAAgaattattgtttttgttaacaaaaaaaatctaaaaaaaatcaaaaaaagaaatgAGAATCTAAATAAGTTTGTTGAAAAAATAAATCTTCTTTGAATTATTTTAGAAtttgaaatatattttttttatcttttttcttaAAGATTGCAATTGCATGAAATGTTGGGCATTTTCATTTCTATTAGAATTGtgtttagaaatgaaagtaattAAATTCTCAATTAAAATGTTCTCGTAGCCGTAATTCTTTCCCAACATGATTGGTAATCCATCCGGAATTTAGAGTACATATGTTTATTAAAGGATTTATTGTTAATACTGGAAACACAACAAACAAATTATTGTAGTTGGGTAAAGACCTCACAAAATGGAGCAAGAAGAATTTTGGGCACATTACAAGAGAATTAGAAGAAGCTAAACAAAGGCTTGCAGATCTTCACGCTAGTGTTCACCTTACAGATATCCGAGAAGAGGAGAAAATTGTGCCTGACAAAGTGGAAGAACTCATAAGACGAGAAAAGATATTTTGGGAACAGAGAAACCACTCAAAGTGGGTTCCTAACTGTGACCAGAATTCTAAACCGTTTCATTTGGCGGTTCTTCATAGGAGGAGCAAAAATAACATCATTTCTTTAAAAAATCGTAATGGTATTTGGACTTCTAAATATGATGAAATCAAAGAAACTCTTGTTACTCACTTTCACAATGTCTTCATCAAGGATAGTACTGTATGTGCTCAGCAATTTTCTTTAGATAACTCTAACATGATTTCTCCAGTTGAATGCAGAAAACTTGCAGCAATACCCACTGCTGAAGAAGTGTTTGCAACTATCAAATCAATGGCTCCATTAAATGCACCAGGTTCGGACGGATATCCAGCCATCTTCTATAAAAAATTTTGGAAAATTGTTGGCCCGGATGTTACTGAGTGCATCCAAGACTGCTTTAGGTACTCAACCTTTCCACCTGGTCTGAACCACACTTACTTGTCTCTTGTACCTAAAGTTAAAAACCCGGAAACCCCATCTGATTTTAGACCCATTTCTTTATGCAATGTCCTCTATAAAGTGGTTACTACACTGATAACTGCTCGATTGAGTCCAATCCTTGATAGACTCCTTAGCAAAAACCAATCTGTCTTTATCCCTGGAAGACAAATTGTTGATAATATTGTCGCAGCTAAAGAACTAGTCCATTCCATGAACCACTCCAAGTCCATTGTTGGTTCATTTGCACTCAAACTTGATATGAGCAAGGCATACGACCGTGTTGATTGGGAATTTCTGAGTTATGTCTTATAAAGCTTTGGTGTTTTTGGCCATGCTTATAATTTAATAATGAACTGTGTCAAAACTACTTCTTTTTCGGTATTAATCAATGGTCATCCCGAGGGTTTTTTCTTTGGTGAGAGTGGCATTAGACAATGGTATATCCGTTGTCGccatatttgtttattttatgCTCCCAAAGTCTCACTTGCCTCATGAATCAGATGGAAAGGGATGGGCTTTATGCTGGTTATAGGTTGAATAGATGGTCACCTTTTGTGTCTCATTTAATGTTCACAGACAATGTAATGCTTTTTGGTATCTTGACTAATGATAATATTGCAGCTGTCAACACCATATTGCAAAATTACTCCACATGGTCTGGTCAACAGGTAAATTACAATAAATCTGCGGTTTCGTTTAGTAAGGGAGTTGCATCTGACATGCAACAAGATGTTATTACTGCTCTTGGAGTGAAGCAAATGGAAATTGAAGATAAATTCTTGGGAGTCTATATTTTGAAACCGAGTTATAGATGCAATAGCCATGAATATCTCATTgataaatttgataacaagctagCTGTTTGGAAAAAAGAAATGCTTTCGCATGCAGGGAGAACGACATTGATTCAGGCAGTGCTAGctttgattccactattacatatTATCAACAAGCTATCCCAAACTATTAGGAATTTTTGGTGGGGTCATTCAAGAGAGCAGAAGAAACTCCATTACATTAAATGGGACTGGTTTATcagtaataaaaataagggtgGTCTAGGATTAAGATCATTAGAGAATCTGAACAAAGAACTGGTGGTCAAATTAGCATGGAGATTTATTAATGATACTGACTCTTTATGGAGTTCCTTGTTGAGAGCCAAGTATCTCAGAAACTCGAACTTCCAGACTGTAAAAAAGCCACAAAGATGTTCAAGTACTTGGAGTGCTTTGTTGTCTGTCAGAACTATACTGTCGGAAGGTGTTTTGTGGTCGATTGGTGATGGAAGCTCGGTAAAAATATGGTCTGATCCATGGGTGCCTAAGATTCAAGGGTTTAAACCTTCTAACCCTCTTCAACTTCCAGTCAACATTTCGAGGGTGTGTGACTTGATAATCCACAATGAAAGAAAATGGAACGAGTCTTTAATCCATCAGTTGTTTAGCCCCTATGAATCTGCTCAAATTCTTGGCATAAGAATCTTTAAGAACCCATCTCCAGACAAGCTTGTCTGGACTTTGACATCTCATGGTGAGTATACTTCAAGTTCATTCCAGAATTTGCTTGCTTCAAACGCTGGTGGGCCCTCTCATCTTAATGATTCATCTTTCCCTTGGGTTAAGTTTTGGAATAGGAAGAAACTAACACCTCAAATTCACACATTTATTTGGAGACTTTTACATGATGGTGTTGGAGTTTTTATAAGATCAACAGACTCATTGAAGGGATACCGATGGAGTGTCAAATATGTCATTCTGATGTGGAGACTATCGACCATCTTTTCTTTGGTTGCACCTTATCTCAAGATGTGTAGTTCGCCTCCCATCTGACTTGGAGAATTCGTGACGCAACAGAAATCAGTTTGAAATCCTGTTTGCAAAGATGGCTTCTGGCCAGTGATGATGATTATGCGTTCTACTTGGGTGCTTGTTTGTTGTGGGCAATATGGAAGGCCCGTAATAACCTTATTTACGAGAAGAACAACATAAGCATTGAAGTTATTATCCGAGATGGGATGTactggtttaacaagttttattaCTATGAAGAAGTCAGTAATGGCGATATGTCTACAAGGTCTATCTCAAGTGGCAGTCAGAATGTGATGACTCAATGGTGTGCTCCCCCTACTGGCAAGATCAAGATCAACGTCGATGTTGCTTGTAAGGGTGACAGGGCCTCGTGTGCTGTCGTTGCAAGAGATTGGCATGGTAATCATTTATGCAGTGAAACTATGATTTTACCCCATGATTCTCCAGTTATTACAGAAGCAAATGGATTTCTGTTGGCTGCAAATCTTGCCTCTCGTATGAATTTCAATCAGGTTATCTTGGAAGGGTATAG encodes:
- the LOC113351752 gene encoding uncharacterized protein LOC113351752, which gives rise to MERDGLYAGYRLNRWSPFVSHLMFTDNVMLFGILTNDNIAAVNTILQNYSTWSGQQVNYNKSAVSFSKGVASDMQQDVITALGVKQMEIEDKFLGVYILKPSYRCNSHEYLIDKFDNKLAVWKKEMLSHAGRTTLIQAVLALIPLLHIINKLSQTIRNFWWGHSREQKKLHYIKWDWFISNKNKGGLGLRSLENLNKELVVKLAWRFINDTDSLWSSLLRAKYLRNSNFQTVKKPQRCSSTWSALLSVRTILSEGVLWSIGDGSSVKIWSDPWVPKIQGFKPSNPLQLPVNISRVCDLIIHNERKWNESLIHQLFSPYESAQILGIRIFKNPSPDKLVWTLTSHEISLKSCLQRWLLASDDDYAFYLGACLLWAIWKARNNLIYEKNNISIEVIIRDGMYWFNKFYYYEEVSNGDMSTRSISSGSQNVMTQWCAPPTGKIKINVDVACKGDRASCAVVARDWHGNHLCSETMILPHDSPVITEANGFLLAANLASRMNFNQVILEGYSITVV